In Syntrophorhabdaceae bacterium, one DNA window encodes the following:
- a CDS encoding AI-2E family transporter, which translates to MTSKFSIGLLIVLGAVLGYLAYLVMAPFIIPVAWASIFAITFYPVYLFTLRYVKRPVGASLITVTVVLIVILGPLSYLSYLLVGELQGIADTGLTMESMRSAYQNSAVHDLANRVLPLFRLDEQQAIAHAGRALTNLSKGLLQRLPAGLGSVMNAFATFFIMAFILFFLFKDGRTYVATILEYLPFSERNKQHLSKQAKDVIVSTIYGGVAVALAQGMIGTIGYVSVGMSSPVLWGLATAITSFIPFVGSHIVWVPMSLYLLVTGHIAKALILAAFGVLGIGLVDNVVRPLFIRGRASMSFLLTFFAVLGGIQAFGLIGIIVGPLIMALTVSLMTILKES; encoded by the coding sequence ATGACGAGTAAATTCAGCATCGGATTATTGATCGTTCTTGGGGCGGTCCTCGGTTACCTTGCCTACCTTGTCATGGCGCCCTTCATTATTCCCGTCGCATGGGCCTCCATTTTCGCCATAACTTTCTATCCCGTATATCTTTTTACCCTCCGCTACGTGAAGCGGCCGGTTGGGGCCTCCCTCATTACGGTCACGGTGGTCCTGATCGTGATCCTCGGGCCTCTTTCGTATCTCTCTTATCTTCTGGTGGGGGAGCTTCAGGGTATTGCCGATACGGGTCTGACCATGGAATCGATGCGGTCCGCGTACCAAAACTCGGCCGTTCACGATCTTGCGAACAGGGTATTACCCCTGTTTCGCCTCGATGAACAACAGGCGATCGCTCATGCGGGAAGAGCTCTTACGAACCTGTCGAAGGGGCTGCTCCAGCGCCTTCCCGCGGGGTTGGGAAGTGTGATGAACGCCTTTGCGACCTTTTTTATCATGGCATTTATCCTTTTTTTTCTTTTTAAAGACGGCAGAACCTATGTGGCGACCATTCTCGAGTATCTGCCCTTTTCAGAGCGCAATAAGCAGCACCTGTCAAAACAGGCGAAGGATGTGATCGTTTCGACCATTTACGGCGGTGTGGCCGTGGCTTTGGCACAAGGGATGATCGGGACAATAGGGTATGTTTCCGTAGGAATGTCTTCGCCGGTGCTGTGGGGTCTGGCTACCGCTATTACCTCCTTTATCCCCTTTGTCGGATCACATATTGTATGGGTGCCCATGAGCCTTTACCTTCTTGTCACGGGGCACATCGCGAAAGCGCTTATCCTGGCTGCTTTCGGCGTACTGGGAATCGGTCTCGTAGATAACGTGGTGCGGCCGCTCTTCATCAGGGGCCGGGCAAGCATGTCCTTTCTCCTCACCTTCTTCGCAGTCCTGGGCGGCATCCAGGCCTTCGGCCTCATCGGCATAATCGTGGGGCCCCTCATAATGGCGCTCACCGTATCACTCATGACCATTCTCAAGGAATCATGA
- a CDS encoding PAS domain S-box protein, with translation MKDTSRTKPKRTRKTTVNGPERPETKPEGAEDEQGLSSQQPLTEPPALNRVISPLRDLETAPNQAEKVLQEDGINYKEFIDQLPGTVVEIDSEGNLAYVNLHGLHMFGYTPKDLENGLNIFQAIVPGDCGRMKAAIEIILRGGRRGGGEFTMVRKEGSRFPAFIHASVAMRGNRVTGLRAVVIDISDRKKAEESILESERAGRATIDALTAALCVIDKEGTILSVNRAWRKFADENPPIPPEYAVGMNYLNVCDHATGYDSGEAAPFAAGIRSVMEGVVDDFSMEYPCHTSQKERWFIGRVTRFPENGPLRLVITHENITDRLYAEKARRESETFLITLLDAIPIPVFYKDREGRYRGFNRAYEAFFGEKRERLIDKTVFDINPPELAEIYRLRDDELFEGGGEQHYESQLRNAQGVLRDVIFNKAIFTDSQGNVSGLVGAILDITDRKRAEEEKEALESRLLQAQKMEAIGTLAGGIAHDFNNILAAIIGFTEMALDDTPPDSPTRRHLELVLKSGVRGRDLVRQILAFSRKTKYERSPLSVSSIVEETAKLLKASLPSTIQLIMRPEARSDVVLANATEIQQILMNLSTNAAHAMREKGGELSITLADTDVIPGSPLESNLVPGPYLQLTVRDTGVGMDAKVMKRIFEPFFTTKEVGQGTGMGLAMTYGIVKSLGGDISVTSSLRTGTIFVILLPKAKLESISDQSAEEISGGRERILFIDDEEVLAKLGKATLEKLGYKVTAMTDGVKALKIFSKDPSRFDLVFTDQTMPEIPGINLAVKLLRIRPDLPIILCTGHSDAVSPEIAKEAGIREYLMKPVIKREMARAVRRVLDKSRKGKA, from the coding sequence ATGAAAGATACCTCCAGGACAAAACCGAAACGCACCAGGAAGACGACCGTCAACGGGCCCGAGCGACCGGAAACCAAGCCGGAGGGCGCAGAAGACGAACAAGGGTTATCCTCGCAGCAACCGCTCACCGAACCCCCCGCTCTTAACCGGGTTATCTCACCGCTCCGGGATCTGGAGACCGCACCGAACCAGGCGGAAAAGGTCTTGCAGGAGGACGGGATAAATTACAAGGAATTCATCGATCAGCTGCCCGGAACCGTAGTGGAGATCGATTCTGAAGGCAACCTCGCCTATGTAAACCTCCATGGCCTTCATATGTTCGGATATACCCCGAAAGACCTTGAGAATGGTCTCAACATTTTTCAGGCCATCGTTCCGGGGGATTGTGGCCGGATGAAGGCAGCCATCGAAATAATCTTGCGCGGAGGCAGAAGGGGCGGCGGCGAGTTTACCATGGTGCGGAAGGAAGGCAGCAGGTTTCCCGCCTTCATCCATGCGAGTGTTGCCATGCGCGGCAACAGGGTCACAGGATTACGGGCAGTAGTGATCGATATCTCGGACCGGAAAAAGGCGGAGGAGTCGATCCTTGAATCGGAGCGGGCCGGCCGGGCCACCATCGATGCTTTAACTGCTGCTCTTTGCGTCATCGATAAAGAAGGGACGATTTTGAGCGTGAACCGGGCATGGCGGAAATTTGCCGATGAGAACCCGCCCATACCGCCCGAATATGCGGTGGGGATGAATTATCTCAACGTGTGCGACCATGCAACCGGCTACGACTCCGGCGAGGCCGCGCCCTTCGCTGCAGGAATCCGTTCCGTAATGGAGGGCGTGGTAGATGATTTCAGCATGGAGTACCCCTGTCATACATCGCAGAAAGAGCGGTGGTTCATCGGCCGCGTCACCCGCTTCCCCGAGAACGGACCTTTGCGCCTGGTAATCACCCATGAAAACATCACTGACCGTCTCTATGCCGAGAAGGCGCGGCGGGAGAGCGAAACCTTTTTAATCACCCTTCTCGACGCGATCCCTATTCCGGTGTTTTACAAGGACAGGGAAGGCAGGTATCGGGGATTCAATCGGGCTTACGAGGCGTTCTTCGGTGAAAAAAGGGAGCGTCTTATCGACAAGACCGTGTTCGACATCAATCCGCCGGAGCTTGCGGAAATCTATCGCTTAAGGGATGACGAGCTTTTCGAGGGCGGAGGGGAACAGCACTACGAGTCTCAACTGAGAAACGCCCAAGGTGTGCTCCGCGATGTAATCTTCAATAAAGCGATTTTCACCGACAGTCAGGGGAACGTCAGCGGCCTCGTCGGAGCTATCCTCGACATCACCGACCGCAAACGGGCGGAGGAGGAAAAAGAGGCACTCGAGTCGCGCCTGCTCCAGGCCCAGAAGATGGAGGCGATCGGGACGCTGGCGGGGGGTATTGCTCATGATTTCAATAATATTCTCGCCGCCATTATCGGATTTACTGAAATGGCCCTTGACGATACGCCCCCCGACAGTCCGACCCGTCGCCACCTGGAGCTTGTCCTCAAAAGTGGCGTGAGGGGACGTGACCTCGTAAGGCAGATCCTCGCCTTCAGCCGCAAAACAAAGTACGAGAGAAGTCCCCTTTCGGTCTCATCTATCGTCGAGGAAACCGCCAAACTGCTCAAGGCATCTTTGCCTTCCACGATTCAACTTATCATGCGTCCCGAGGCGAGATCCGACGTGGTCCTTGCAAATGCCACCGAGATCCAGCAAATCCTCATGAACCTTTCCACGAATGCCGCCCATGCGATGCGGGAAAAGGGCGGGGAGTTGAGCATCACCCTTGCAGATACCGACGTCATACCCGGCTCGCCCCTCGAATCGAACCTCGTCCCGGGGCCTTACCTCCAGCTCACGGTAAGGGATACCGGCGTCGGGATGGATGCAAAGGTGATGAAAAGAATATTCGAGCCCTTCTTTACTACGAAAGAAGTGGGCCAGGGGACCGGGATGGGGCTTGCCATGACCTATGGGATAGTGAAGAGCCTGGGCGGCGACATATCCGTTACCAGCTCTTTGAGAACCGGCACGATTTTCGTGATTCTCCTTCCCAAGGCGAAATTGGAAAGTATCTCCGATCAATCGGCGGAGGAAATATCGGGGGGCAGGGAGCGTATCCTCTTCATCGATGATGAGGAGGTGCTCGCGAAATTGGGGAAGGCCACCCTCGAAAAACTCGGCTACAAGGTCACGGCCATGACAGACGGCGTGAAAGCGCTCAAGATATTTTCCAAAGACCCCTCCCGCTTCGACCTGGTCTTCACGGACCAGACTATGCCTGAAATACCCGGCATCAACCTTGCCGTGAAACTCCTGAGGATTCGGCCGGACCTTCCGATCATTCTCTGCACGGGCCACAGCGACGCCGTATCCCCCGAAATCGCGAAAGAGGCGGGTATCAGGGAATATCTCATGAAGCCGGTCATAAAAAGGGAGATGGCCCGGGCCGTCCGCCGCGTGTTGGATAAGAGCAGGAAAGGAAAAGCGTAG
- a CDS encoding response regulator produces the protein MLRKGGDLNFPVSRLLERSCLPATERNLLIDWWTMGARKQKTILLIEDEAILAKVEAKTIRQFGYRVIVADSGRKAVRLAAENRDISLILVDVDPGKGIDGTEAARQILSKRTVPVVFLTSHPEQEMVEKVRGITRYGYVIKDSGDFVLKSSIDMAFELFEAHEKTRVSEIKYRRLHETMTDAFALVDMSGHIIEVNQSFVNMLGYSEEELLRLAYHDFTPVKWHRFESRIIKEQVMVRGFSEVYEKEYTRKDGIVFPVELRAFLIKDDKGAPSGLWAIVRDITDRKKAETALKESEEIMRYIVKNDPNAIAVYDCDLRYIAVSNRFLSDYGVKEGDVLGKRHYDVFPEMPQRWKDVHQRCLAGAIERNDDDYFERPDGSITYNRWECRPWRRADGEIGGIIMYTEVTTERKKAEMALRKARDELELRVDERTEELRKAYESLKKETRERALAEEQLRQSLKMEAIGTLAGGIAHDFNNILAAIIGFTEMTLDEISDHPLAEKNLDNVLKSATRARDLVKQILSFSRKTDYARSPLAVSPLIEETIQLLRASIPATIEMNLINTARSDVVLAAPLEVQQILMNLATNASLAMQEEGGTMEISLTDVSIRPGSPIAVPDIVPGEYLQLAVNDTGIGMSAETMERAFEPFFTTREVGKGTGMGLAVVYGMVKDLQGAITLESEFGVGSTFRVFLPKVTAEPEQKQLHSTEIPPGKERILFVDDEDMLVKWGQGVLERLGYTVAAVVDSAEALRIFSSDPFRFDLVITDQAMSGMSGIQLSKELLKIKPDTPIILCTGHSETASPVTARKAGIREFLMKPLARLELAQAVRRVLDGKPGSGTGHVLDI, from the coding sequence GTGCTTCGTAAAGGCGGAGACCTGAATTTCCCGGTATCCCGCCTCCTTGAAAGATCATGCCTTCCTGCCACCGAGAGAAACCTTCTTATCGACTGGTGGACCATGGGCGCCCGAAAACAGAAAACCATCCTCCTCATTGAAGATGAGGCCATTCTTGCAAAGGTCGAGGCCAAAACAATCAGGCAATTCGGGTACCGGGTCATCGTTGCCGATTCCGGCAGGAAAGCAGTCCGGCTCGCCGCTGAAAATCGAGATATCAGCCTTATTCTCGTAGACGTCGATCCGGGCAAGGGCATTGATGGTACGGAGGCTGCAAGGCAGATCCTCTCAAAAAGAACAGTACCGGTAGTCTTTCTCACCTCCCATCCAGAGCAGGAGATGGTGGAAAAGGTGCGAGGCATCACGCGCTACGGCTATGTGATCAAGGATTCCGGAGATTTCGTCCTTAAGTCTTCGATAGATATGGCATTCGAGCTTTTTGAAGCCCATGAGAAGACCAGAGTGAGCGAAATAAAATATCGGCGGCTCCACGAGACCATGACCGACGCCTTCGCGCTCGTTGATATGTCCGGACACATCATTGAAGTGAACCAATCATTCGTCAATATGCTGGGCTACTCGGAGGAGGAATTGCTCCGGCTGGCTTATCATGATTTTACGCCCGTAAAATGGCACCGCTTCGAGTCGAGGATTATCAAAGAGCAGGTAATGGTGCGAGGTTTTTCTGAAGTATATGAAAAGGAATACACCCGCAAAGACGGTATCGTCTTTCCGGTCGAGCTGCGAGCTTTCCTCATTAAGGACGACAAAGGCGCGCCCTCAGGCCTATGGGCCATTGTGCGGGACATTACGGACCGCAAGAAAGCCGAGACGGCGCTCAAGGAGAGCGAAGAAATAATGCGATACATTGTCAAGAACGATCCCAATGCCATCGCCGTGTACGATTGCGACCTTCGCTACATCGCCGTCAGCAACCGTTTCCTCTCGGATTATGGCGTCAAGGAGGGGGATGTGCTCGGTAAACGTCACTATGACGTATTTCCGGAGATGCCCCAAAGGTGGAAGGACGTGCATCAGCGGTGCCTCGCGGGCGCGATAGAGCGGAATGACGATGATTATTTTGAGCGACCCGATGGGTCGATCACCTATAACCGGTGGGAATGCCGGCCATGGCGCCGTGCCGACGGCGAAATAGGGGGCATCATCATGTATACCGAGGTAACGACTGAACGCAAAAAGGCCGAGATGGCTTTACGCAAAGCCCGTGACGAGCTCGAACTGCGTGTTGACGAGCGCACCGAAGAGCTGCGCAAGGCGTACGAAAGTCTGAAGAAAGAAACCAGGGAGCGTGCCCTGGCTGAGGAACAGCTCCGCCAATCCCTGAAGATGGAGGCCATCGGCACTCTCGCGGGAGGCATCGCTCATGATTTCAACAACATCCTCGCAGCCATCATAGGTTTCACTGAAATGACCCTCGATGAAATCTCGGACCATCCCCTGGCAGAAAAAAACCTCGATAATGTCCTCAAATCGGCCACGAGGGCCAGAGACCTTGTGAAACAGATCCTCTCCTTCAGCCGGAAGACCGATTACGCCAGAAGCCCCCTCGCCGTCTCTCCTCTTATCGAAGAGACCATCCAGCTCCTGAGGGCTTCCATTCCTGCGACCATCGAGATGAATCTTATCAACACCGCACGCTCGGATGTCGTCCTGGCCGCCCCGCTGGAGGTGCAACAGATTCTCATGAACCTCGCCACCAACGCCTCCCTTGCCATGCAGGAGGAAGGGGGGACCATGGAGATCAGCCTCACCGATGTCAGCATAAGGCCCGGCTCTCCCATCGCGGTGCCGGACATAGTGCCTGGAGAATATTTACAGCTCGCGGTAAATGATACCGGTATCGGCATGAGCGCCGAGACGATGGAACGGGCCTTCGAGCCTTTTTTCACCACACGGGAAGTGGGCAAGGGTACCGGCATGGGGCTTGCGGTAGTCTACGGGATGGTGAAGGATCTCCAGGGGGCCATCACCCTGGAGAGCGAGTTCGGGGTGGGCTCCACCTTTCGGGTGTTCCTCCCCAAAGTGACGGCTGAGCCGGAACAAAAACAGCTTCACAGCACTGAAATTCCCCCCGGCAAGGAGAGAATCCTCTTTGTCGATGACGAGGATATGCTTGTCAAATGGGGTCAAGGCGTACTCGAAAGGCTCGGCTATACGGTAGCCGCCGTAGTTGACAGCGCGGAGGCCCTGAGGATCTTCTCTTCCGATCCCTTCCGGTTCGACCTCGTGATCACCGACCAGGCCATGTCGGGAATGTCCGGGATCCAATTGTCGAAGGAGCTTCTCAAGATAAAACCCGATACCCCTATTATCCTGTGCACCGGCCACAGCGAGACGGCTTCCCCGGTCACCGCCAGAAAAGCGGGCATCCGGGAATTCCTCATGAAACCCCTTGCGAGGCTGGAATTGGCACAGGCGGTTCGTCGTGTGCTGGACGGGAAACCCGGCTCCGGCACAGGTCATGTATTGGACATTTGA
- a CDS encoding class I SAM-dependent methyltransferase produces the protein MPVHHHLPKEGMLYQRDQYAKGGPGRWYWDFRDNIVFSQILPRHTRIVDIGCGEGIALEKLVSLFPGKEVVGVDLEEENIDICTKFGLTAIRSNVYDLAIPSGRFDAAICIDVLEHLAKPAEGVAELYRVLSPGGRLIIVIPHDRNFLLSRLALGMIKEAFYDAGHERQWKPRQVTALLTETGFEVRKGKSIPFLFWQTSLHHVVIADKGN, from the coding sequence ATGCCCGTACACCACCACCTGCCGAAAGAAGGGATGCTCTACCAGAGGGACCAGTACGCCAAAGGCGGACCCGGACGCTGGTATTGGGACTTCCGGGACAATATCGTCTTCTCCCAAATCCTGCCCCGCCACACGCGCATTGTCGATATAGGCTGCGGAGAGGGCATCGCCCTCGAGAAGCTTGTCTCCCTTTTCCCCGGAAAAGAAGTGGTCGGCGTGGACCTCGAAGAGGAGAACATCGATATCTGCACGAAATTCGGGTTGACCGCGATCCGCTCGAACGTCTATGACCTCGCCATACCCTCGGGCCGCTTCGATGCGGCAATATGCATCGATGTGCTCGAACACCTCGCGAAGCCCGCCGAAGGGGTGGCCGAGCTCTACAGGGTCTTAAGCCCCGGGGGCCGCCTCATCATCGTCATACCCCACGACCGGAATTTCCTCCTCTCCCGCCTTGCCCTCGGCATGATCAAGGAAGCCTTCTACGACGCGGGACACGAGCGGCAGTGGAAGCCCCGGCAGGTGACCGCCTTGCTTACGGAAACCGGGTTCGAGGTAAGGAAGGGAAAGAGCATACCCTTTCTTTTCTGGCAGACGAGCCTCCACCACGTGGTAATAGCGGATAAAGGGAATTAG
- the rlmN gene encoding 23S rRNA (adenine(2503)-C(2))-methyltransferase RlmN — MQSFYDLTLPELEKVIGALGNEKFRARQLYNWIYNRGVLDFSEMTNISKSLRGVFSDMFSTSTPVISDTLESEDGSIKFGLLTEDGSLIESVFMPEEGRNTLCVSSQIGCRMGCRFCVTGKIGFRRNLSASEIVGQIMAVRQHLGDMRISNIVFMGMGEPIDNLDNVLVSLDIIKNSLGLDFSHRKVTISSVGLIGGLQSIQTKVASLAISLNAANDEKRTYLMPINRMYPIREIIRFVKEFKASGRVRITFEYVLLKGVNDSLEDAKELAELLKGVKCKVNLIPCNESPYIEFKTPSPETIERFQAYLHEKRFITIIRDSRGKDVSGACGQLGMKYLEECAP, encoded by the coding sequence ATGCAAAGTTTTTATGACCTTACGCTGCCCGAGCTGGAGAAGGTGATCGGGGCCCTCGGGAACGAGAAGTTCCGGGCCCGCCAGCTTTATAACTGGATTTATAACCGGGGGGTACTCGATTTTTCGGAGATGACAAATATCTCCAAATCCCTTCGCGGGGTCTTCTCGGACATGTTCTCCACCTCCACTCCTGTCATTAGCGATACCCTCGAATCGGAGGACGGCTCCATCAAGTTCGGCCTTCTGACCGAAGACGGGAGCCTGATCGAGAGCGTCTTCATGCCTGAAGAGGGGCGAAATACCTTGTGCGTCTCGAGCCAGATCGGCTGCCGCATGGGGTGCCGGTTCTGCGTAACCGGGAAGATCGGCTTCAGGCGGAACCTCTCCGCCTCGGAAATCGTGGGCCAGATCATGGCGGTGCGGCAACACCTCGGGGATATGCGCATTTCCAATATTGTGTTCATGGGCATGGGCGAGCCCATCGATAACCTGGACAACGTGCTCGTCTCCCTCGACATCATCAAGAACTCCCTGGGCCTCGATTTTTCCCACCGGAAGGTGACCATCTCCTCCGTAGGACTCATCGGAGGGCTCCAGTCGATCCAGACGAAGGTGGCGAGCCTCGCCATCTCCCTTAACGCGGCGAACGACGAGAAGAGGACCTACCTCATGCCCATAAACCGGATGTACCCCATCCGGGAGATCATCAGGTTCGTGAAGGAGTTCAAGGCGAGCGGACGGGTGCGGATCACTTTCGAATACGTGCTGTTAAAAGGGGTCAACGATTCTCTGGAAGACGCGAAAGAGCTCGCGGAGCTTCTGAAAGGCGTAAAGTGCAAGGTGAACCTCATCCCCTGCAACGAATCCCCCTATATCGAGTTCAAAACCCCTTCACCCGAAACAATCGAGCGGTTCCAGGCTTACCTCCATGAGAAGCGCTTCATCACCATCATACGGGACTCCCGGGGAAAAGACGTTTCCGGGGCCTGCGGCCAGCTCGGCATGAAATATCTCGAGGAGTGCGCCCCATGA
- a CDS encoding L,D-transpeptidase family protein, which translates to MKDENRISLKAPIKIGIGLLALLLLLNSVFLYLLVKERKRTHDLVRAVNQTNEKVSRLREALNKTPQGSALLASLTAPEREKKAPAPAPEKSSVETVRAKPVEALPEKAVPSAPLPGKKTAPVEEAKKTPPMEEAKKTASLPEAKKTVSLEEVKAATPPLERAVKLAIPSNSIPAPLLVADQGEYLLICEKDARALHVLRSGSGRFTLVKSYPCILGANNGDKKKAGDFATPKGIYFMVRYTPGNKLPGDYGTGAFVLNYPNLMDRKEGRNGNGIWLHGHNDKKNLTDLLNTKGCIVVTNDVLKELAGIIKPQGTPIAIVDTLQFTEHQKWQAASEEIRGFVSAWRHAWESINTKKYLSFYAPDFVNSEGMNYETFRKHKEKVNSNKKSIHIKVEHIAALMAQDKDARFAVVRFDQKYQSNNFKSDSKKLLYLRKGKQGWQIIGESVF; encoded by the coding sequence ATGAAGGATGAAAATAGGATTTCACTCAAGGCTCCCATAAAGATAGGCATCGGTCTTCTCGCCCTGCTCCTTTTACTCAATTCCGTCTTTCTTTACCTTCTTGTAAAAGAAAGGAAGAGAACCCACGACCTTGTCAGGGCCGTGAACCAGACCAACGAGAAAGTGAGCCGGCTGCGGGAGGCCCTCAATAAAACTCCCCAGGGAAGCGCGCTGCTCGCATCGTTAACGGCCCCGGAGCGCGAGAAGAAAGCGCCCGCCCCTGCCCCTGAAAAATCATCGGTGGAGACGGTCCGCGCAAAACCAGTCGAGGCCCTCCCGGAGAAGGCGGTCCCATCCGCCCCGCTGCCGGGGAAGAAGACCGCTCCCGTAGAAGAAGCCAAAAAGACCCCGCCAATGGAAGAAGCGAAGAAGACCGCTTCGCTGCCGGAAGCCAAAAAGACCGTTTCCCTCGAAGAGGTAAAGGCGGCGACCCCGCCCCTTGAAAGGGCCGTGAAGCTCGCGATTCCCTCCAATTCGATACCTGCGCCTCTTTTAGTCGCGGACCAGGGCGAATACCTGCTCATATGCGAGAAGGATGCGAGGGCGCTCCACGTGTTGCGCTCCGGCAGCGGCAGATTCACCCTTGTCAAATCTTATCCCTGTATCCTGGGGGCAAATAACGGCGACAAAAAGAAGGCGGGAGATTTCGCGACTCCGAAGGGCATCTATTTCATGGTCCGCTATACCCCCGGCAATAAGCTTCCCGGCGATTACGGCACCGGCGCTTTTGTGCTCAACTATCCGAACCTCATGGACCGCAAGGAAGGCAGGAACGGGAACGGCATTTGGCTCCACGGCCACAACGATAAGAAAAACCTTACCGACCTCCTCAATACGAAGGGCTGCATCGTGGTTACCAACGACGTGCTCAAAGAGCTGGCAGGGATCATAAAACCCCAGGGCACCCCGATTGCAATCGTCGACACCCTCCAGTTCACGGAGCATCAAAAATGGCAGGCCGCATCGGAAGAGATCAGGGGCTTCGTGAGCGCATGGAGGCATGCATGGGAGAGCATCAATACAAAAAAATATTTGAGCTTCTATGCCCCGGATTTCGTCAACAGCGAGGGGATGAACTATGAAACCTTCAGGAAACATAAGGAAAAGGTAAACAGCAACAAAAAATCGATCCACATAAAAGTGGAGCATATCGCTGCCCTCATGGCCCAGGACAAGGACGCGAGGTTTGCGGTGGTGAGGTTCGACCAAAAGTACCAATCAAACAACTTCAAGAGTGACAGCAAAAAACTCCTCTATCTCCGCAAAGGAAAACAAGGCTGGCAGATCATAGGCGAGTCGGTATTTTAG
- a CDS encoding pyridoxal phosphate-dependent aminotransferase, with translation MKITKRAQEITPFYVMELLEKAKEMEARGEDIVHMEVGEPDFPSPLSVKEEAVKAIRENRTFYTHSLGLRELREKIAGSYRKSHGVNISPDRIIITNGTSGAFMLLAAVLLERGDLLALADPGYPCYRNFAVFADAAIMPIPVTEETGYMVTAEHFRDLREMPHVAVVSNPSNPTGAIYGPGALADLYRLLSGRGVTLIVDEIYSGLWYEGPIKTALAVSDGIIVVNGFSKTYAMTGWRLGWMVVPEELVRPAQKVAQNVFISPPSISQFAALHAFDAGDELETMRRTYWQRRDFILPRLKDLGFRIPLDPEGAFYVYAGIERWGLDSMEFVERALAEAKTAITPGYDFGSFRAGSHVRFSYANSLDRLKEGCDRLEAWLRTL, from the coding sequence ATGAAGATCACGAAACGGGCGCAGGAGATTACCCCCTTCTATGTAATGGAGCTTCTCGAGAAGGCAAAGGAGATGGAAGCCAGGGGCGAGGACATCGTCCATATGGAGGTGGGGGAGCCCGATTTCCCGAGTCCTCTTTCGGTCAAGGAAGAGGCGGTAAAAGCGATACGGGAGAACAGGACGTTCTACACCCACAGCCTGGGACTCAGGGAACTCCGGGAGAAGATCGCCGGATCTTACCGTAAATCGCATGGGGTCAACATCTCCCCCGACAGGATAATCATCACCAACGGGACCTCGGGAGCCTTTATGCTCCTCGCGGCGGTCCTTCTCGAAAGAGGGGACCTGCTGGCCCTCGCCGACCCCGGCTACCCATGCTACAGGAACTTCGCCGTCTTTGCGGATGCCGCCATCATGCCCATCCCCGTGACGGAGGAGACGGGATATATGGTGACGGCGGAGCATTTCCGGGATCTCAGAGAGATGCCCCACGTGGCGGTGGTCTCCAACCCCTCCAATCCTACGGGCGCAATATATGGGCCCGGGGCCCTCGCAGACCTCTACCGCCTCCTCTCCGGCCGCGGGGTGACCCTTATTGTGGACGAGATATACTCCGGTCTCTGGTATGAGGGGCCTATAAAGACGGCCCTTGCCGTATCGGACGGGATCATCGTAGTCAATGGTTTTTCGAAGACCTATGCCATGACGGGCTGGCGCCTCGGATGGATGGTGGTGCCCGAAGAGCTCGTGAGGCCCGCCCAGAAGGTTGCCCAGAACGTCTTTATCTCTCCCCCCTCCATCTCGCAATTTGCGGCGCTCCACGCCTTCGATGCGGGCGATGAGCTCGAGACGATGAGGAGGACTTATTGGCAGAGGCGGGATTTCATACTCCCGAGGCTCAAGGACCTCGGATTCCGCATCCCCCTCGATCCCGAAGGGGCCTTTTACGTGTACGCAGGCATCGAGAGGTGGGGACTCGACAGTATGGAGTTCGTCGAAAGGGCGCTCGCAGAGGCCAAGACCGCCATAACCCCTGGATATGATTTCGGTTCCTTCCGCGCGGGCTCTCATGTGCGCTTCTCCTATGCAAACAGCCTGGACCGGCTCAAAGAGGGATGCGACCGGCTGGAGGCATGGCTCCGGACTTTATAG